Proteins encoded by one window of Streptosporangiales bacterium:
- a CDS encoding MFS transporter, which produces MGVPSRTSAPTLALIRTAWASDHPSRRYAPPEAHPQVLIIALLYGTASALVFGQLFFPSVSPAAGTIAAFATFAITFAARPIGAALFGHFGDRIGRKNMLVLSMLMMGVGTFLIGLLPTYQTIGIWAPICLVLLRIVQGFAVGGEYGGATTMAMEYAPPHRRGFYTTWPQMGNPLGLLLGTSMIYLFALLPEDQFLSWGWRVPFLFSAVLVAVGVYIRMRIEETPTFQHAREEQPQTRMPLLELARTYKRTLLLVILAPAALNVAFYIFSAWSISYMTTELKLSTTTALGVVMFAAGLDFIAQPFFGLLSDKIGRRPVYIGGSIVFGLLAFPFFWMVDTKSVVLIVIAMILAITIGHGSTYSTQAVFFAELFGTNVRYSGISIGYHVGAALMSGPGPFVAAALLSATGGTWGISLLMVVASVVSVIAIWRAGETYRKDIHA; this is translated from the coding sequence ATGGGCGTACCTTCCCGAACCAGCGCGCCAACGCTGGCCCTGATCAGAACTGCATGGGCTTCAGATCATCCTTCGAGAAGGTACGCCCCTCCCGAAGCACATCCACAGGTTCTGATCATTGCTCTCCTCTACGGCACCGCGTCCGCGCTGGTCTTCGGCCAGCTCTTCTTCCCCAGCGTCTCGCCCGCGGCCGGGACGATCGCGGCGTTCGCCACCTTCGCCATCACGTTCGCGGCCCGGCCGATCGGCGCTGCCCTCTTCGGGCACTTCGGTGACCGCATCGGCCGCAAGAACATGCTGGTGCTCTCCATGCTCATGATGGGCGTCGGCACGTTCCTCATCGGGCTGCTGCCGACCTACCAGACGATCGGCATCTGGGCGCCGATCTGTCTCGTCTTGCTCCGCATCGTGCAGGGCTTCGCCGTAGGCGGCGAGTACGGCGGTGCGACGACGATGGCCATGGAGTACGCGCCACCGCACCGGCGCGGTTTCTACACCACCTGGCCACAGATGGGCAACCCGCTCGGCCTGCTGCTCGGCACGTCGATGATCTACCTGTTCGCCCTGCTGCCCGAGGACCAGTTCCTGTCCTGGGGTTGGCGCGTCCCGTTCCTGTTCAGTGCGGTGCTCGTCGCCGTCGGTGTGTACATCCGGATGCGGATCGAGGAGACGCCGACCTTCCAGCACGCGCGCGAGGAGCAACCGCAGACACGGATGCCGCTGCTCGAGCTGGCACGCACGTACAAGCGGACGCTGCTGCTGGTGATCCTTGCGCCGGCCGCGTTGAACGTGGCGTTCTACATCTTCTCCGCCTGGTCGATCTCGTACATGACCACCGAGCTGAAGCTGTCCACTACGACGGCGCTCGGCGTGGTGATGTTCGCCGCCGGACTCGACTTCATCGCGCAGCCGTTCTTCGGACTGCTCTCCGACAAGATCGGCCGGCGACCAGTCTACATCGGCGGCTCCATCGTGTTCGGCCTGCTGGCGTTCCCGTTCTTCTGGATGGTCGACACCAAGTCGGTGGTGCTGATCGTGATCGCCATGATCCTCGCCATCACCATCGGCCACGGGTCGACATACAGCACGCAGGCCGTGTTCTTCGCGGAGCTGTTCGGCACCAACGTGCGCTACAGCGGCATCTCCATCGGCTACCACGTGGGCGCCGCGCTGATGTCCGGCCCTGGACCGTTCGTCGCCGCCGCGCTGTTGAGCGCCACCGGCGGCACCTGGGGCATCTCGCTGCTCATGGTCGTGGCGTCGGTCGTGTCGGTCATCGCCATCTGGCGGGCCGGCGAGACGTACCGCAAGGACATCCACGCCTAG
- a CDS encoding DUF2332 family protein, which translates to MARARTLAEVYRRFGAVDAAETSPLYERVAVALSESDEALRAIEAAPARKRHPTVTLAALHDLALAGRAPALAAAYAAADGDAAAEAAIDTLLRMTDSVVAVAVRRRTRTDETGRCAVLYPAIAEAARRVGANAVGLIDVGCSGGLNLNVDRVGITYSNGQSLGDPSSPVQLSSSIVGDRPIPTRVMPEVVARVGVDLDPVDVTDADDARWLRACLWPDQPERAARLEAEMALAATAPPLLLQGDAVEVMPDAFARVPTDALPVVTTTWALSRFPLESRLRFLHRLDEAAAGGAVAWVSAEGVGVAPTIPTLGDRRASGHSIIGLAVFDQSALHAEAVGRCWSRGRLLAWLAD; encoded by the coding sequence GTGGCTAGGGCCCGCACACTCGCCGAGGTGTACCGACGCTTCGGTGCGGTCGACGCCGCAGAGACATCGCCGCTGTACGAGCGCGTCGCCGTCGCCCTGAGTGAGTCCGACGAGGCGCTGCGCGCCATCGAGGCGGCGCCGGCGCGCAAGCGGCACCCTACGGTGACCCTCGCCGCGCTGCACGACCTCGCCCTCGCCGGACGCGCCCCGGCGCTTGCCGCGGCCTATGCCGCTGCGGACGGCGACGCTGCCGCCGAGGCGGCGATCGACACGCTGCTGCGAATGACCGACTCGGTCGTGGCCGTCGCCGTGCGCCGGCGGACACGGACCGACGAGACCGGACGCTGCGCCGTGCTGTATCCGGCCATTGCCGAGGCGGCGCGCCGGGTAGGCGCGAATGCGGTTGGGCTGATCGACGTGGGCTGTTCGGGCGGGCTCAATCTCAATGTCGATCGCGTCGGCATCACCTACAGCAACGGACAGTCGCTTGGCGACCCGTCATCTCCCGTGCAGCTGTCGTCTTCGATCGTGGGAGACCGGCCCATCCCGACGCGGGTGATGCCCGAGGTCGTCGCCCGCGTCGGCGTCGACCTCGATCCGGTCGACGTGACCGACGCGGACGACGCCCGATGGTTGCGCGCCTGCCTGTGGCCGGATCAGCCGGAGCGGGCCGCGAGGCTCGAAGCGGAGATGGCGTTGGCGGCGACGGCCCCGCCGCTGCTGCTGCAAGGTGACGCCGTCGAGGTAATGCCCGACGCCTTCGCCCGCGTGCCCACGGACGCCCTGCCTGTCGTCACCACGACGTGGGCGCTGTCGCGCTTCCCGCTCGAGAGCCGCCTGCGCTTCCTGCACCGTCTCGACGAAGCCGCGGCCGGCGGGGCGGTGGCGTGGGTGTCGGCTGAGGGGGTCGGAGTCGCACCGACGATACCGACACTCGGCGATCGCCGCGCCTCCGGCCACAGCATCATCGGCCTTGCGGTGTTCGACCAATCGGCTCTGCACGCCGAGGCCGTTGGCCGCTGCTGGTCGCGGGGCCGCTTGCTGGCGTGGCTGGCAGACTAG
- a CDS encoding acyl-coenzyme A--6-aminopenicillanic-acid-acyltransferase form: MTNIDLIEVSGAPRARGEQYGEAARAKIEQAIAFYAEAFVAHSAVSWAEVTERAKLWMPLVEQFAPDLVEELHGIAAGADVSPLDVLALNARGDIVHDRAFASVDPAQEEGCSSYALLPEASGDGKVYCGQNWDWLAGVQNTTVALRVHQPPKPTVITVVEAGQVGRQGANSTGVAVNANGLGGRFDNSIGVPQTFIRRRILDSTSFGEALQVPITARQQIAANLLLTHADGVAVDLETTPGRHHWLYPDDDLLVHTNHYIDWVPDQLRTSYRPTSPSSLYRLPLLRKGLQRCRSTDDSTETVKLVAESLRNHFGYPNALCCHPDENEVPLKQSQTLTSSIVDLTDGVFWVTQGPPCQSDFVALPWNIYTTS; the protein is encoded by the coding sequence GTGACCAACATCGACCTCATCGAAGTCTCCGGCGCGCCGCGTGCCCGAGGTGAGCAGTACGGCGAAGCGGCGCGGGCGAAGATCGAACAGGCCATCGCGTTCTACGCCGAGGCATTCGTCGCACACTCGGCGGTCAGCTGGGCGGAGGTGACGGAGCGCGCCAAGCTGTGGATGCCGCTCGTCGAGCAGTTCGCGCCCGACCTGGTGGAGGAACTGCACGGCATCGCAGCCGGAGCTGACGTCTCGCCGCTCGACGTCCTCGCGCTCAACGCCCGCGGCGACATCGTGCACGACCGCGCGTTCGCCAGCGTCGACCCGGCGCAGGAGGAGGGCTGTTCCTCGTACGCCCTGCTGCCCGAGGCGTCCGGCGACGGCAAGGTGTACTGCGGGCAGAACTGGGACTGGCTGGCCGGCGTGCAGAACACCACGGTCGCGCTGCGCGTCCACCAGCCGCCGAAGCCCACCGTCATCACCGTCGTCGAAGCCGGCCAGGTGGGCCGGCAGGGCGCGAACTCCACCGGCGTCGCGGTCAACGCGAACGGTCTCGGCGGCCGTTTCGACAACAGCATCGGCGTGCCGCAGACGTTCATTCGCAGGCGCATCCTCGACAGCACGAGCTTCGGCGAGGCACTGCAAGTGCCCATCACCGCGCGGCAGCAGATCGCCGCCAACCTGCTCCTCACCCACGCCGACGGTGTCGCCGTCGACCTGGAGACCACACCGGGCAGGCACCACTGGCTCTACCCGGACGACGACCTGCTCGTCCACACGAACCACTACATCGACTGGGTGCCCGACCAGCTGCGGACGAGCTACCGGCCGACGTCGCCCAGCTCGCTGTACCGCCTCCCGCTGCTGCGCAAGGGCCTGCAACGGTGCCGCAGCACCGACGACAGCACGGAGACGGTGAAGCTCGTCGCGGAGTCGCTGCGCAACCACTTCGGCTACCCGAACGCGCTGTGCTGCCATCCGGACGAGAACGAAGTGCCGCTCAAGCAGTCGCAGACCCTGACGTCCTCCATCGTCGACCTCACCGACGGCGTCTTCTGGGTGACCCAGGGACCGCCGTGCCAGAGCGACTTCGTCGCCTTGCCCTGGAACATCTACACCACTTCCTGA
- a CDS encoding alpha/beta hydrolase: protein MYACQFDQRFSYCLYVPRSYSEDDDDRRYQLIVAVHGTGRDAYGCRDLLADFCEENDCIVLAPLFPCGIEEPGELSNYKFIEYRGIRYDHVLLAMVDEIAAIWRVHSDRFMLTGFSGGGHFTHRFAYLHPDRLLAISVAAPGVVTLLDPSHPWWVGVDDLATRFDRPLDLDALQQVAVHLVVGGDDTETWEITIREGDSLYQPGADVQGATRIERLHSLASSFEKNGVPVEVDVVPGVGHELAPLMPATPRAGRRSPPR, encoded by the coding sequence TTGTACGCCTGCCAGTTCGACCAGCGGTTCTCGTACTGCCTGTACGTGCCGCGCAGCTACTCCGAGGACGACGACGACCGGCGGTACCAGCTGATCGTCGCCGTGCACGGCACCGGCCGCGACGCGTACGGCTGCCGCGACCTGCTGGCCGACTTCTGCGAAGAGAACGACTGCATCGTGCTGGCGCCGCTCTTTCCTTGCGGCATCGAGGAGCCCGGCGAGCTGAGCAACTACAAGTTCATCGAGTACCGCGGTATCCGGTACGACCACGTGCTGCTCGCCATGGTCGACGAGATCGCCGCGATCTGGCGGGTGCACAGTGACCGCTTCATGCTGACTGGGTTCTCCGGCGGCGGCCACTTCACCCACAGGTTCGCGTACCTGCATCCCGACCGGCTGCTCGCGATCTCCGTGGCCGCGCCCGGTGTCGTCACGCTGCTCGACCCTTCGCACCCGTGGTGGGTCGGCGTCGACGACCTGGCGACCAGGTTCGACCGGCCGCTCGACCTCGACGCGCTGCAACAGGTAGCCGTCCACCTGGTGGTGGGCGGTGACGACACGGAGACCTGGGAGATCACCATCCGCGAAGGCGACAGCCTGTACCAGCCGGGTGCGGACGTCCAGGGCGCGACCCGGATCGAGCGCCTCCACTCGCTCGCGAGCAGTTTCGAGAAGAACGGCGTCCCCGTCGAGGTGGACGTCGTGCCCGGGGTGGGTCACGAGCTCGCCCCGCTGATGCCGGCGACCCCACGTGCCGGCCGTCGATCTCCACCCCGGTGA
- a CDS encoding SDR family oxidoreductase encodes MDAPLTGKVAIVTGGSRGIGAATAVRLARDGADVLVTYERSAARAADVVEQVKQAGRRAVAVAAPAADDAAVTAAVDRAVADFGRLDILVNNAAVLPVGTIDALTAADFDEAVTVNVRAVFVAVKAAARHLGEGGRIITIGSNLAARTGRPGVSLYALTKSAVIGFSQGLARDLGPRGITVNVVQPGNTDTEMNPAETERAREKLPQIALGRYGEPDDVASMVAYLAGDAARYVTGATLTVDGGQLA; translated from the coding sequence ATGGACGCGCCGCTCACCGGGAAGGTCGCGATCGTCACCGGCGGGAGCCGGGGGATCGGCGCCGCGACGGCGGTGCGGTTGGCGCGCGACGGTGCGGACGTCCTCGTCACGTACGAGCGCTCAGCCGCCCGGGCCGCGGACGTGGTGGAGCAGGTCAAGCAGGCGGGCAGGCGCGCCGTCGCCGTCGCCGCGCCGGCGGCGGACGACGCAGCGGTGACCGCCGCCGTCGACCGTGCGGTCGCGGACTTCGGCCGGCTCGACATCCTGGTGAACAACGCCGCGGTGCTGCCGGTGGGCACCATCGACGCGCTGACTGCGGCGGACTTCGACGAGGCGGTCACCGTCAACGTCCGCGCGGTGTTCGTCGCGGTCAAGGCGGCGGCGCGGCACCTCGGCGAGGGCGGTCGCATCATCACCATCGGCAGCAACCTCGCGGCGAGGACCGGTCGGCCGGGCGTCAGCCTGTACGCCCTGACGAAGTCGGCCGTCATCGGCTTCAGCCAGGGGCTCGCCCGCGACCTCGGTCCGCGCGGCATCACCGTCAACGTCGTGCAGCCGGGCAACACCGACACCGAGATGAACCCCGCCGAGACGGAGCGGGCACGGGAGAAGCTGCCACAGATCGCGCTCGGCCGGTACGGCGAGCCCGACGACGTCGCCAGCATGGTCGCGTACCTCGCCGGCGACGCCGCCAGGTACGTCACCGGCGCCACGCTCACCGTGGATGGCGGCCAGCTGGCCTGA